One segment of Segatella copri DNA contains the following:
- a CDS encoding DUF3810 domain-containing protein yields the protein MKILHTLRLDRMKWRHWVLLLLLILVTLTKMIPLWGVIFTYRVYPVIGTLLSPISGIFPFAVGDIFIALSIAWVVLYPIYEMGLRKKLARRFIFLAAKSGGYPKKKVVFGRVIEYLLWVYVWFYAAWGLNYSQPVIYYRVGMQPAEVSEEKFRKFAYQYADSLNLLSEERRGKSEKINYIVDDKLKNRVRDAVLKEYNKIGYREGINPPFNQHPHAKTMVFTPLSSMSGVTGSMGPFFCEFTLNGDILAHDYPATYAHEFAHFLGIANEGEANFYSYLVCTASQDKAVKFSGYYHILPHVLYNVFDILGEKEGEKYLKHIRPEIIRLLKSDRQYWQGKRCKALDAAQDFFFELYLRGNHVEGGRKSYAGVIGLILAWENKQETVEKICP from the coding sequence ATGAAGATATTACATACTTTACGACTCGACAGAATGAAGTGGCGCCACTGGGTACTGCTGCTGTTGCTCATCCTCGTCACCCTTACCAAGATGATTCCTCTCTGGGGAGTCATCTTCACCTACCGTGTTTATCCCGTTATCGGCACCCTTCTTTCACCCATCTCAGGCATCTTTCCTTTTGCCGTGGGCGATATTTTCATAGCTCTCAGCATCGCCTGGGTCGTCCTCTATCCTATCTACGAGATGGGATTACGGAAGAAACTCGCCCGTCGGTTTATCTTTCTTGCTGCCAAGAGCGGCGGCTATCCGAAGAAAAAGGTGGTCTTCGGGAGGGTAATTGAATATCTGCTGTGGGTATATGTATGGTTTTATGCAGCTTGGGGACTGAACTATTCGCAACCCGTTATCTATTATAGAGTAGGCATGCAGCCTGCTGAGGTTTCGGAAGAGAAGTTCCGGAAATTTGCCTACCAGTATGCCGACAGCCTCAACCTTTTGAGTGAAGAACGGAGAGGGAAGAGTGAAAAAATCAATTATATTGTGGATGATAAACTGAAGAATCGGGTGCGGGATGCGGTTCTGAAAGAATATAACAAGATAGGCTATCGGGAGGGCATCAATCCGCCTTTCAACCAGCATCCGCATGCCAAGACGATGGTGTTTACGCCCCTCAGTTCGATGTCGGGTGTAACCGGCAGCATGGGACCATTCTTCTGCGAATTTACGCTGAACGGCGATATTCTTGCACACGATTATCCTGCTACCTATGCCCATGAGTTTGCTCATTTTCTGGGCATTGCTAACGAAGGAGAGGCAAATTTCTACAGTTATCTCGTCTGTACGGCATCACAGGATAAGGCGGTGAAATTCAGCGGATATTACCACATTCTGCCCCATGTATTATATAATGTATTCGACATTCTCGGCGAAAAGGAAGGTGAGAAATACCTGAAACATATCCGTCCTGAGATAATCAGGCTGCTGAAAAGCGACCGCCAATACTGGCAGGGCAAAAGATGCAAGGCACTGGATGCTGCCCAGGATTTCTTCTTCGAACTCTATCTGAGAGGCAACCATGTAGAAGGCGGCAGAAAGAGCTATGCTGGCGTCATCGGTCTGATTCTGGCTTGGGAGAACAAGCAGGAAACTGTAGAGAAGATATGCCCATGA
- a CDS encoding M15 family metallopeptidase — protein MKAKNILMICLFISGLFCLPSKAQQPGETVSSQTIRKLGEKHFFSISTIPDDIFRLMQGKTYKKNCTVARSELRYIRCLHVDKDGRNIVGEMVVNRAIATDVLDILKKLYEAKYPIERMRLIDYWDADDERAMRANNSSSFNFRFISHTHTVSKHGRGLAVDINTLYNPYHKRLKNGKEVVEPATARPYLDRSKNHAYMIKKGDLCYRLFKAKGFRWGGDWKHSKDYQHFEK, from the coding sequence ATGAAAGCAAAAAATATATTGATGATATGCCTGTTTATTTCCGGACTTTTCTGCCTCCCATCCAAGGCACAGCAGCCTGGAGAAACCGTCAGTTCTCAAACCATCAGGAAACTGGGCGAGAAGCATTTCTTCTCCATCTCCACTATTCCTGATGATATCTTCCGCCTGATGCAGGGCAAGACATACAAGAAGAACTGTACCGTGGCAAGAAGCGAACTGAGATACATAAGATGCCTGCACGTAGACAAGGACGGCAGAAACATCGTAGGAGAAATGGTGGTGAACAGGGCGATAGCCACAGATGTGCTCGATATTCTGAAAAAGCTCTACGAGGCGAAATATCCGATAGAGCGGATGAGACTCATTGACTACTGGGATGCCGACGACGAAAGGGCGATGAGAGCCAACAACTCCTCCAGCTTCAACTTCCGCTTCATCTCACATACCCATACGGTATCGAAGCACGGAAGGGGACTAGCCGTAGACATCAACACCCTCTACAATCCTTACCACAAACGACTGAAGAACGGCAAGGAAGTGGTGGAACCTGCCACCGCCCGCCCCTATCTGGACCGCAGCAAGAACCACGCTTATATGATAAAGAAAGGCGACCTCTGCTACCGGCTTTTCAAGGCAAAAGGATTCAGATGGGGAGGTGACTGGAAACACAGCAAAGATTACCAGCACTTCGAAAAATAG
- a CDS encoding Lrp/AsnC family transcriptional regulator, producing MTTEEKLDETDIRILKLLQQNSRLTVKELAARVHLSPSPTFERQKRLEREGYIQRYGAIVDHHKMGHNVIVLCNIRLKQHTHDLIQQFMDTVQTIDQITECYNTTGDYDFQIKVYARDMKAYQDFMLNTLGNIDCIGSLHSIIVIGEIKDSHYIPVAK from the coding sequence ATGACAACAGAAGAAAAACTTGATGAAACAGACATCAGAATACTGAAGTTACTGCAGCAGAATTCCCGACTCACCGTCAAGGAGCTTGCTGCAAGAGTACACCTCTCCCCTTCTCCCACCTTCGAGCGACAGAAGCGGCTGGAACGCGAGGGATACATCCAGCGATATGGAGCCATCGTAGACCATCACAAGATGGGACACAACGTAATCGTGCTCTGCAATATCCGGCTCAAGCAGCACACCCACGATTTGATTCAGCAATTCATGGATACCGTGCAGACCATCGACCAGATAACGGAGTGCTACAACACCACCGGCGATTATGACTTCCAGATCAAGGTATATGCCCGGGATATGAAAGCCTATCAGGACTTTATGCTCAACACGCTGGGAAACATCGACTGCATAGGAAGTCTGCACAGCATCATCGTGATTGGTGAAATCAAGGATTCGCATTATATACCCGTAGCAAAATAA
- a CDS encoding 5-methyltetrahydropteroyltriglutamate--homocysteine S-methyltransferase, with translation MSNVRNIHFEAVGSYLRPAELKEARAKFADGQISATDLRTVEDRLITEVVKQQKAHHLPYITDGEFRRSYWHLDFMWGFNGVEHIELEHGYQFHGEETTKGSIQLTGKITGENHPFIRDFLFVKQFEEKDAEGEYIFEAKQTVPAPAQFLAELFRGKNAENTRKFYPNTTQLIEDIAQAYRTFFQEIYAAGCRTVQQDDCTWGMIVDSDYWKAKVGTGFTLEQEALQYLKVNNLAIEGKPDGLTINTHVCRGNYHSCYATKGAYDAVAPYLFAHEEVDTFYLEYDDERSGGFEPLKYVADGKKVVLGLVTSKSPVLEDKATVIDRIHEAARYIPLNRLSLSPQCGFASCEIGNKLTDAEQWAKIDLVREISEEVWG, from the coding sequence ATGAGCAACGTAAGAAATATACATTTTGAGGCAGTGGGCAGCTATTTGCGCCCTGCAGAGTTGAAGGAAGCGAGAGCTAAGTTTGCTGATGGACAGATTTCAGCCACCGACCTTCGCACCGTAGAAGACCGTCTGATTACAGAGGTCGTCAAGCAGCAGAAGGCGCATCACCTGCCTTATATCACCGATGGTGAGTTCCGCCGCAGCTATTGGCATCTCGATTTTATGTGGGGATTCAATGGCGTGGAGCATATCGAACTGGAGCATGGTTACCAGTTTCATGGCGAGGAGACAACCAAGGGTTCTATCCAACTGACTGGCAAGATTACCGGCGAGAATCATCCTTTTATCAGGGATTTCCTCTTTGTAAAGCAGTTTGAGGAGAAGGATGCCGAGGGTGAGTATATCTTCGAGGCAAAGCAGACGGTTCCGGCACCTGCACAGTTTCTTGCCGAACTGTTCCGTGGCAAGAATGCCGAGAATACCCGCAAGTTCTATCCTAACACTACCCAGCTGATTGAGGATATTGCTCAGGCTTATCGCACCTTCTTCCAGGAGATTTATGCAGCCGGTTGCCGTACCGTCCAGCAGGATGACTGCACCTGGGGAATGATTGTGGATAGCGATTACTGGAAGGCTAAGGTGGGTACAGGATTTACCCTTGAGCAGGAAGCCCTGCAATATCTGAAGGTGAACAACCTTGCCATCGAGGGCAAACCGGATGGGTTGACCATCAACACCCACGTATGCCGTGGCAATTATCATTCCTGCTATGCCACCAAGGGTGCCTACGATGCCGTGGCTCCTTATCTCTTTGCTCATGAGGAGGTAGATACCTTCTATCTGGAGTATGATGACGAGCGTTCGGGTGGTTTTGAGCCGTTGAAGTATGTGGCTGATGGCAAGAAGGTGGTTCTGGGTCTGGTAACCTCCAAATCTCCGGTGTTGGAAGATAAGGCTACGGTTATCGACCGCATCCACGAAGCAGCCAGGTATATTCCTCTCAATCGCTTAAGCCTCAGCCCTCAATGCGGTTTCGCCTCTTGCGAGATTGGCAATAAACTGACCGATGCTGAGCAGTGGGCAAAGATAGATCTGGTGAGAGAGATTTCTGAAGAAGTTTGGGGATAA
- the greA gene encoding transcription elongation factor GreA, whose amino-acid sequence MEYMSQEGYDELVAELQHMVNVELPAVRDAIAEARDKGDLSENFEYHAAKREQGKLLSRISFKQKVLENARVIDKSRLKSDTVGLLSKIKITNLANKCSMNYTIVNPHEADLHSGKISIKSPIAKALLGKKAGEEVMVKVPAGLLKFRLDSVEL is encoded by the coding sequence ATGGAATATATGTCTCAGGAAGGCTACGATGAGCTCGTGGCCGAACTTCAACACATGGTTAACGTAGAGTTGCCAGCCGTTCGCGATGCGATAGCTGAGGCCCGCGATAAGGGCGACCTCAGTGAAAATTTCGAGTATCATGCTGCCAAGCGTGAGCAGGGCAAGCTGTTGAGCCGCATCAGCTTCAAGCAGAAGGTCTTGGAGAATGCCCGTGTCATCGACAAGTCTCGATTGAAGAGCGATACCGTTGGCTTGTTGAGCAAGATTAAGATTACCAATCTCGCCAACAAGTGCAGCATGAATTATACCATAGTAAATCCTCACGAGGCAGATCTCCATAGTGGCAAGATTTCCATCAAGTCGCCTATCGCCAAGGCCCTTCTGGGTAAGAAGGCTGGTGAAGAGGTAATGGTAAAGGTGCCAGCCGGCTTGCTCAAATTTCGCCTGGATAGCGTGGAGTTATAA
- a CDS encoding MutS-related protein, producing MNIKENYQQYVSRYASEVAALKRKNTGFITGELLAFGGILAFLVCYFALDGETQNYLMGAALCLIAYLGIRRLDDKNKEKIEHLSALLKVYQDEIKALEGDFSPFETGDCYQNPQHPYSFDLDVFGKSSLFNRICRTITSGGSEALARNLTRETPLSLEDIKRRRDLQKELAGEGENWRMEFLALGEKNRSQTADGKMVNGKMKKIDSAAVVDAMLKVSKMEVPAWFGAPVSLVIGWMLIIGVIGSVILSICDMVSVNFALWWVLVQYMVVFFVCKQTLDKIDSNGGKLRHQLIAYAQILQLINRRNFYSESGKEMQNSLADALPSFAQLEKILKGYDRRGNFLGLFFTDAFMLSDFFLVRSFLKWKNTYMMKMEEWMHIISEMDAMVSMANFRYNHPEAEEAEFVSGKQETDAESAVSESDVSENAGIESPEIVFEGKNLYHPFLGAKAVKNDFTIKDDNYYIITGANMAGKSTFLRSLGVNYILAMAGMPVFADQLKISRFRLFSSMRTTDDLTHGISYFNAELIRLEELLKFCRESAEGKFCKESGEGNKEPLRTLIILDEILKGTNSLDKLNGSRKFLEAIAKQPVSGIIATHDLELSKMENDASGKFHNYCFEIDLGTDVTYTYKIQKGVARNQNATFLLNKILEKY from the coding sequence ATGAATATCAAGGAGAATTATCAACAATATGTAAGCCGATACGCTTCTGAGGTGGCTGCCCTGAAGCGTAAGAATACGGGATTTATAACTGGCGAGCTGCTGGCTTTTGGCGGCATCCTCGCCTTCCTGGTCTGCTATTTCGCATTGGATGGAGAAACACAGAACTATCTGATGGGGGCGGCGCTGTGCCTGATTGCCTATCTGGGTATCAGAAGACTTGACGATAAGAACAAGGAGAAGATAGAGCATCTTTCGGCTTTGCTCAAAGTTTATCAGGACGAAATCAAGGCTTTGGAGGGGGATTTCTCGCCTTTCGAGACGGGCGATTGCTATCAGAATCCGCAGCATCCTTATTCCTTCGACCTCGATGTCTTCGGCAAGAGTTCGCTGTTCAACCGCATCTGCCGAACCATCACATCGGGCGGTTCGGAGGCACTCGCCAGGAATCTTACCCGGGAAACGCCTCTGAGCCTGGAGGATATCAAAAGAAGAAGGGATTTGCAGAAGGAACTGGCTGGAGAAGGCGAAAACTGGCGAATGGAATTCCTGGCACTTGGCGAAAAGAACAGAAGCCAAACTGCGGATGGCAAAATGGTGAATGGCAAGATGAAGAAGATTGATTCTGCTGCTGTGGTGGATGCGATGCTGAAGGTTTCGAAGATGGAGGTGCCGGCATGGTTTGGGGCTCCGGTTTCGCTCGTTATCGGATGGATGCTGATTATCGGAGTCATCGGTTCCGTGATTTTATCGATATGCGATATGGTTTCGGTGAATTTCGCCCTGTGGTGGGTGTTGGTTCAATACATGGTGGTGTTCTTCGTCTGCAAGCAGACACTTGACAAGATAGATAGCAATGGCGGCAAGCTTCGCCATCAGCTCATCGCCTATGCTCAGATACTTCAGCTTATCAACAGGCGCAATTTCTATAGCGAATCAGGCAAGGAGATGCAGAATTCCCTGGCAGATGCCCTGCCTTCCTTTGCCCAACTGGAAAAGATATTGAAGGGGTATGACAGAAGAGGCAACTTCCTGGGTCTTTTCTTCACCGATGCCTTCATGCTGAGCGATTTCTTCCTGGTTCGCAGTTTCCTGAAATGGAAGAATACCTATATGATGAAGATGGAGGAATGGATGCATATCATCAGTGAGATGGATGCAATGGTTTCGATGGCGAATTTCAGATATAATCATCCGGAGGCGGAAGAGGCGGAATTTGTTTCGGGAAAGCAGGAAACAGATGCTGAAAGCGCTGTTTCAGAAAGCGATGTTTCTGAAAATGCAGGAATCGAAAGTCCGGAAATCGTGTTCGAGGGAAAGAATCTCTATCATCCTTTCCTGGGTGCCAAGGCGGTGAAGAATGATTTCACCATCAAGGACGACAACTATTATATCATCACCGGAGCCAACATGGCGGGAAAGAGTACCTTCCTTCGTTCGCTGGGCGTGAACTATATCCTGGCAATGGCGGGTATGCCGGTATTTGCGGATCAGCTGAAGATTTCCCGTTTCAGATTGTTCTCGAGTATGAGAACCACCGATGATTTGACGCATGGCATCTCTTACTTTAATGCTGAGCTGATAAGACTGGAGGAGCTACTGAAGTTCTGCAGGGAAAGTGCAGAGGGAAAATTCTGCAAGGAAAGTGGAGAAGGCAATAAGGAGCCACTCCGAACGCTGATTATTCTGGATGAGATTCTGAAGGGAACGAATTCATTGGATAAGCTGAATGGTTCGAGAAAGTTCCTCGAAGCCATTGCCAAGCAGCCGGTGAGCGGCATCATCGCTACCCACGATCTGGAGCTCTCCAAGATGGAGAATGATGCATCAGGAAAATTCCACAATTATTGTTTCGAGATAGATTTAGGCACAGATGTTACCTATACTTATAAGATACAGAAGGGTGTGGCAAGAAACCAGAATGCCACCTTCTTACTGAATAAGATTCTAGAAAAATATTAG
- a CDS encoding AAA family ATPase, with protein sequence MSKYNFNIDNYHAIGHADIEIEGITVIVGSNGCGKSTMSRWLYYIVNTLSVLDSFFFSDFRDVIIKSLEKYSNALDDISNYLDDDKKRFFDHTLSLMTMVTLSNGGVEKLDFYYKRSIGSLDDMLVNFLQKEQNPQQVRRVLNLFGITEQNHVHENIERNSIQLFSEYLQKYEHNKKNRPISYLKEKIASVYREKDGFPASISFKEDEVELLVDRLGKIYSLNNAIYIGTPAAISLRQSDRVLMTSLAHKVVHVNEKGSEITGKQELLHSINKMIDGSIVEKENFDAVDLVYHSNNGKDIRIEDIASGFKPLVYMLRLIENGWLTENTLLEIDEPETNLHPQWVVELAHLLVRINKTFGTKILITSHNPDMVSAIRYISEKEGLLNTTRFYLAEQSEGTDSFYYKNLGCDIEPVFESFNKSFDTLQKYVENYGEI encoded by the coding sequence ATGAGCAAGTATAATTTTAATATAGACAATTATCATGCAATAGGGCATGCTGATATCGAAATAGAGGGTATCACAGTTATCGTGGGTAGCAATGGCTGTGGAAAAAGCACTATGTCCCGTTGGTTGTATTATATCGTCAATACATTGTCAGTGTTAGACAGCTTCTTTTTCTCTGATTTCAGAGATGTGATTATCAAATCATTAGAGAAATATTCTAATGCGCTGGATGATATCTCAAATTATCTGGATGATGATAAAAAACGATTTTTTGACCATACCTTATCATTAATGACAATGGTAACATTGAGTAATGGTGGTGTGGAGAAGCTCGATTTTTATTATAAAAGATCGATTGGTTCACTTGATGACATGCTGGTTAACTTTCTTCAGAAAGAGCAGAATCCTCAGCAGGTGCGTCGAGTGCTTAATCTTTTTGGGATTACTGAACAAAATCATGTTCATGAGAATATAGAACGAAATTCCATTCAGTTGTTTTCTGAATATCTTCAGAAATATGAACACAACAAAAAAAATCGTCCCATCAGTTACTTGAAAGAGAAAATCGCTTCTGTATATCGGGAAAAGGATGGCTTTCCTGCCAGCATAAGCTTTAAGGAAGATGAAGTGGAATTGCTTGTTGATAGACTTGGAAAGATATATAGTTTAAATAATGCCATATATATAGGAACACCAGCAGCTATTTCTCTTCGTCAATCAGATAGGGTTCTGATGACTTCCTTGGCACATAAAGTGGTTCACGTAAATGAAAAAGGAAGTGAGATTACCGGCAAACAGGAATTACTTCATTCTATTAATAAAATGATAGATGGTTCTATTGTAGAAAAGGAAAATTTCGATGCTGTTGATTTAGTTTATCACAGCAACAATGGTAAGGATATTAGAATTGAAGATATAGCATCGGGATTCAAACCGCTGGTTTATATGCTTCGTCTGATAGAAAACGGGTGGCTGACAGAAAACACTTTGTTGGAGATTGATGAGCCTGAAACAAATCTTCATCCACAATGGGTGGTTGAGTTGGCGCATCTTCTTGTTCGCATCAACAAAACATTTGGAACCAAGATACTCATCACGAGTCACAATCCCGATATGGTATCGGCTATCAGGTATATCTCTGAAAAAGAAGGCTTGTTGAATACTACTCGCTTTTATCTGGCAGAGCAAAGTGAAGGTACAGATTCGTTCTACTATAAGAATTTGGGTTGTGACATCGAACCTGTATTTGAATCATTCAATAAATCTTTTGATACTCTTCAGAAATACGTAGAGAACTATGGCGAAATTTAA
- a CDS encoding nitroreductase family protein, whose amino-acid sequence MMEKNQIFENIMSRTSVRSYTDMPVEPEKVEMMLRAGMAAPSACNKQPWHFVVINDREILDQIPQFSPYASMVKQAPLAIVVCGCLDKTLEGTEQEFWIQDCSAATENILLMAHGLGLGCVWTALYPLKERYEGMQQLLHLPKTMIPLNTLIIGYPKNQVAAKDKWKEENISYNKWMEKNS is encoded by the coding sequence ATGATGGAAAAGAATCAGATTTTTGAAAATATCATGAGCCGTACATCGGTAAGAAGCTATACAGACATGCCTGTAGAGCCGGAGAAGGTGGAGATGATGCTGCGTGCCGGCATGGCGGCTCCATCGGCATGCAACAAGCAGCCTTGGCATTTTGTGGTTATCAACGACCGGGAGATTCTCGACCAGATACCACAGTTCAGCCCTTATGCCAGCATGGTGAAGCAGGCACCGCTTGCCATTGTGGTTTGCGGATGCCTGGACAAGACGCTGGAAGGCACAGAGCAGGAGTTCTGGATTCAAGACTGTTCGGCAGCCACGGAGAACATCCTGCTGATGGCTCACGGCTTGGGTCTTGGCTGTGTGTGGACAGCCCTCTATCCTCTGAAAGAACGATACGAGGGAATGCAGCAACTGCTGCATCTGCCCAAGACGATGATTCCGCTCAACACCCTTATCATCGGATATCCAAAGAATCAGGTGGCAGCAAAGGATAAGTGGAAAGAGGAGAACATTTCCTATAATAAATGGATGGAGAAAAATTCATAA
- a CDS encoding nitroreductase family protein: MKKIFLGLAAALMLTACNENRQPEAMTSVDSASVVTDLMMSRRSIRAYKDSVISRDTLNEILKCGIHAPNGQNLQSYEIRVIDSPALIDSITQAVVKDNPKIAERKGFKNIFVNAPCVVCIAYDTTYDMAQIDCGLLGENIILAAWSKGIGSCCLGSSARWILDSPSAKPYLDRMAFSKNYKLLYCIALGYPDESPEAKPRRQDMIKFMD, encoded by the coding sequence ATGAAGAAGATTTTCTTAGGATTGGCAGCAGCACTGATGTTGACAGCCTGCAATGAGAACAGACAGCCGGAGGCAATGACCAGCGTTGACTCTGCAAGTGTGGTAACCGATTTGATGATGAGTCGCAGAAGCATCCGTGCTTACAAGGATTCCGTCATCAGCCGCGATACCCTGAACGAGATTCTGAAATGCGGCATCCATGCGCCAAATGGTCAGAACCTGCAGTCGTATGAAATCAGAGTGATTGATTCTCCTGCACTTATCGATTCGATAACCCAAGCCGTGGTAAAGGATAATCCTAAGATAGCAGAGCGCAAGGGCTTCAAGAACATCTTCGTGAATGCTCCATGCGTGGTTTGCATCGCCTACGATACTACTTATGATATGGCGCAGATTGATTGCGGCTTACTTGGTGAGAATATCATTCTTGCAGCATGGTCAAAGGGCATCGGTTCCTGCTGCCTGGGCAGTTCAGCCCGTTGGATATTGGATTCGCCGTCAGCCAAGCCTTACCTCGACCGCATGGCATTCTCTAAGAATTATAAGCTGCTCTACTGCATCGCCCTGGGTTATCCTGACGAATCGCCGGAGGCAAAGCCAAGGCGTCAGGATATGATCAAGTTCATGGATTAA
- a CDS encoding DUF6377 domain-containing protein, producing the protein MRHFITIVLLILLPLCAKADNSQLYKQLDAALEKRAHYVEVKEKSLNDIKQGAKYVTSNEDKLKLYEQLANGYKAYEYDSAMTYVKKGLVLAQKSNNILYHKRFQLSQTSLLITRGFYAEAKNIMQKIEPKEEDPLDYQFQYYYTLYGLYNNWSTYCENNEFSKIYDQQKVEYLKKTLELSPKKDAFYYYLLGEFYYYSNHSNNNKTIQYYKKALSMEKPDSRLHAMTAFALSEVYKKANNLKLMEHYLLVAAISDVTSATKENVALQDIALFIYKHKTRSLNKAQEYINLSLEDAYAYNNRLRRIEISSKLQMITNAYTDDIKTTNRLLNIALLVIILLLLGVGISSLFIRKKNRLLKQKKDEITATSAKMEILNEQLHLINAELKNTNQKRERLVKVYIDLSYKNIERNQKLRTLAVRKIKANQSKELLSLLSSSTNTEKENKEFLTEFDKAFLSLYPTFITELNKQLTESAHIQLKENGEMPPILRVCALLRLGITESSKIAGILSYSPQTVYNYRSLLKNNAIDKEHFEENVLRLCMVIAD; encoded by the coding sequence ATGAGACATTTTATAACTATCGTACTACTGATACTACTACCACTATGCGCAAAAGCAGACAACAGCCAGCTCTACAAACAGCTGGATGCTGCCCTGGAAAAACGTGCGCATTATGTAGAAGTAAAAGAGAAAAGTCTGAACGACATCAAGCAGGGTGCCAAGTATGTAACCAGCAACGAGGACAAGCTCAAGCTTTACGAGCAACTCGCCAATGGATACAAAGCCTACGAGTATGATTCGGCGATGACTTATGTAAAAAAAGGCCTTGTTCTTGCCCAAAAGAGCAACAACATCTTATATCATAAAAGATTCCAACTTAGCCAAACCAGCCTGCTTATCACACGTGGATTCTATGCTGAAGCAAAAAACATCATGCAGAAGATAGAACCCAAGGAAGAAGATCCGCTTGACTATCAGTTTCAATACTATTATACACTTTACGGACTATACAACAACTGGTCAACCTATTGTGAAAACAATGAATTCAGCAAGATTTACGACCAGCAGAAAGTGGAATACCTGAAGAAAACATTAGAACTATCGCCAAAGAAAGATGCATTCTATTACTACCTGCTGGGAGAGTTTTACTATTACAGCAATCATTCCAACAATAACAAGACCATCCAATACTACAAAAAAGCACTGAGTATGGAAAAGCCGGACAGCCGTCTCCATGCCATGACCGCCTTTGCGCTTTCTGAGGTCTATAAGAAAGCCAACAACCTAAAGCTAATGGAGCATTACCTGCTGGTTGCAGCCATCTCAGACGTCACTTCTGCCACAAAAGAAAATGTAGCCCTGCAAGACATCGCACTCTTCATTTACAAACATAAGACCAGAAGTCTGAACAAAGCCCAGGAATACATCAACCTATCCCTGGAAGATGCTTATGCATACAACAACCGGTTGCGCCGCATTGAGATTTCATCCAAATTGCAGATGATTACCAATGCCTATACAGATGACATCAAAACAACTAACAGATTGCTCAACATCGCCCTGTTGGTCATTATCCTGCTCCTACTTGGAGTAGGTATTAGCAGTCTGTTCATCCGCAAGAAGAACAGGCTTCTGAAACAAAAGAAAGATGAAATCACAGCCACGTCGGCAAAAATGGAAATTCTAAATGAACAATTGCATCTCATCAACGCCGAATTAAAGAATACCAATCAGAAACGCGAGAGATTGGTAAAGGTATATATTGACCTGAGCTATAAAAATATAGAGAGGAACCAAAAGCTACGAACATTGGCAGTAAGAAAGATCAAGGCCAACCAGAGTAAGGAGCTGCTGAGCCTCCTTTCTTCCTCAACCAATACAGAGAAGGAGAACAAGGAGTTTCTGACGGAATTCGACAAGGCATTCCTGTCTCTGTACCCAACTTTTATAACCGAGCTGAACAAGCAGCTTACAGAATCGGCACACATCCAGCTGAAAGAGAATGGGGAAATGCCCCCTATCCTCCGTGTGTGCGCCCTGTTAAGATTAGGCATTACCGAAAGTTCCAAGATAGCCGGCATCCTGTCTTATTCGCCACAAACCGTATACAACTACCGTTCCCTGCTCAAGAACAATGCCATCGACAAGGAGCACTTCGAAGAAAATGTGCTCAGACTCTGTATGGTTATCGCAGACTGA